In Alphaproteobacteria bacterium US3C007, one genomic interval encodes:
- a CDS encoding adenylate/guanylate cyclase domain-containing protein translates to MTNKEQAKILVVDDIEANRFTLERRLKRDGYANVSLADCGKAALGSVESAEFDLVLLDLMMPDMSGLEVLKILKSDPRYRKIPVVMVTASDEVETAAECILSGADDFITKPFNATLLKARVGACLEKKRLQDSEDLYLSRVESDKQRSQEVLKTVLPNDVAVELQSTGRVHSRRYDDVAILICDLVGFTAFCEQNDPEIVVKTLQTLVEAFEQVFTKFGLDKVKTVGDAIVAVGGLARPAPEAVKSCVSASLMLRDIANAFEPSFGLHVGIHSGSLVAGTVGKSTIQFDILGKDVNIAFNICDLSESDQILLSSDARMHVRNEVVAKSAGLARLKSGQDIELFECGV, encoded by the coding sequence ATGACTAATAAAGAACAGGCAAAGATCCTTGTTGTCGATGATATTGAAGCAAATCGCTTCACTTTAGAGCGCCGGTTGAAGCGCGATGGATATGCCAATGTTTCTTTAGCCGATTGCGGCAAAGCCGCGCTAGGCTCTGTTGAAAGCGCTGAATTTGATTTGGTGCTTTTGGACCTTATGATGCCTGATATGAGCGGCCTTGAGGTGCTTAAAATCTTAAAGTCTGATCCACGTTATCGCAAAATTCCAGTTGTTATGGTCACTGCCTCTGATGAGGTTGAGACGGCGGCTGAGTGTATTTTAAGTGGGGCTGATGATTTCATTACCAAGCCGTTTAACGCCACATTGCTGAAGGCGCGGGTTGGCGCCTGCCTTGAAAAGAAGCGTTTGCAAGATAGCGAAGATCTGTATCTTAGCCGAGTGGAAAGCGACAAGCAGCGCTCTCAAGAGGTATTGAAAACAGTGCTGCCCAACGATGTCGCCGTAGAGCTTCAATCCACTGGGCGCGTGCATTCTCGGCGCTATGATGACGTTGCTATTTTGATCTGTGATCTGGTGGGGTTTACCGCGTTTTGTGAGCAGAATGATCCTGAAATTGTGGTTAAAACTTTGCAAACGCTGGTGGAAGCGTTTGAACAGGTGTTCACCAAATTCGGTTTAGATAAGGTGAAAACGGTGGGCGATGCGATCGTTGCCGTGGGCGGCTTAGCGCGGCCAGCACCCGAAGCGGTGAAATCCTGCGTCTCTGCCAGTTTGATGCTGCGCGATATTGCCAATGCGTTTGAGCCTTCTTTTGGGTTGCATGTGGGCATCCATAGCGGCTCATTGGTTGCTGGCACCGTGGGCAAATCAACCATCCAATTTGATATTTTGGGCAAAGATGTGAATATCGCCTTCAATATTTGTGATTTGTCCGAGAGCGATCAGATTTTATTGTCAAGCGATGCAAGGATGCATGTGCGCAATGAGGTGGTGGCAAAATCTGCAGGTTTGGCGCGGTTGAAAAGTGGCCAAGATATCGAACTTTTTGAGTGCGGCGTGTAA
- a CDS encoding response regulator, whose product MLKILYIEDNEDNVYMLKRRLTRKGFDMVIAGDGLAGVAMAHSESPDLILMDLSLPKMDGWAATRAIKADPATQGIPVIALSAHAMEEHKQSALQAGCDDYDTKPVDLPRLLAKINAALGR is encoded by the coding sequence ATGTTGAAAATATTATATATCGAGGATAATGAAGATAACGTTTATATGCTGAAGCGGCGCTTAACGCGCAAAGGCTTTGACATGGTGATCGCGGGTGATGGGCTTGCCGGGGTGGCTATGGCGCATAGTGAATCCCCCGATTTAATTCTTATGGATTTGAGTTTGCCCAAAATGGATGGGTGGGCTGCAACGCGGGCGATCAAGGCAGATCCCGCCACGCAAGGGATTCCAGTCATTGCTTTATCCGCGCATGCGATGGAAGAGCATAAGCAAAGCGCCCTGCAGGCAGGTTGTGATGATTATGATACAAAGCCGGTGGACCTGCCCCGATTGCTGGCCAAAATTAACGCAGCATTGGGGCGGTGA
- the pip gene encoding prolyl aminopeptidase produces MDKFSDQKRAYQHLYPTVDPFSAEIIDTGDGHHIYIEQCGNPQGRPVVVVHGGPGGGCSPIMRRYFNPEQYHIILFDQRGCGRSKPQASVTNNTTWHLVQDMEAMRQRLGLEKWALFGGSWGATLALIYAQTHPERVSHLILRGVFTMTQNELAWFYGGGASQFWPDAWEKFIEKIPEDERDDLIAAFHRRLFSGDLRVEIQFGRIWSAWETALASVYSDGRGGEAPSDYARTFARLENHYFINNGFLDHDGQILNAMERIAHIPGWIVQGRYDMICPPKTAIELSKVWPKCDLKMIKNAGHAMSEPGISVELVKIMDRIALSDY; encoded by the coding sequence TCACCACATTTATATCGAGCAATGTGGAAACCCACAGGGGCGCCCGGTTGTGGTTGTTCATGGCGGGCCCGGCGGAGGCTGTAGCCCGATCATGCGGCGCTATTTCAATCCAGAACAATACCATATTATCCTTTTTGATCAGCGCGGTTGCGGGCGCAGCAAGCCGCAGGCCAGCGTGACCAACAATACCACCTGGCATCTGGTGCAAGATATGGAAGCGATGCGGCAGCGACTGGGTCTTGAAAAATGGGCGTTATTCGGAGGCAGTTGGGGCGCCACATTGGCGTTGATCTATGCTCAAACCCATCCAGAACGGGTGAGCCATCTCATTCTGCGCGGCGTCTTCACAATGACTCAGAATGAATTGGCGTGGTTTTATGGCGGCGGGGCCAGCCAGTTTTGGCCCGACGCCTGGGAAAAATTTATAGAAAAAATCCCGGAAGACGAACGAGATGATTTGATTGCAGCCTTTCACCGCCGTTTGTTCAGCGGAGATCTGCGCGTTGAAATACAGTTTGGCCGGATATGGTCAGCTTGGGAAACCGCATTGGCCTCGGTGTATTCGGATGGCCGTGGAGGTGAAGCACCAAGCGATTACGCGCGCACTTTCGCAAGATTAGAGAACCATTATTTCATCAATAACGGGTTCTTGGACCATGACGGACAAATCTTAAACGCCATGGAGCGGATCGCCCATATCCCCGGGTGGATCGTGCAAGGCAGATATGATATGATTTGCCCGCCCAAAACTGCGATCGAGCTGTCCAAAGTTTGGCCCAAATGCGATTTAAAAATGATCAAAAACGCAGGCCACGCGATGTCGGAACCTGGCATCAGCGTCGAGCTTGTTAAAATCATGGACCGGATCGCGCTGTCTGATTATTAA
- a CDS encoding response regulator yields MNKMNSLEQSDLNAVLIESLDTLPSGVCVWTEDDRLVFVNRFFNELQKEVGVSLEPGISRLEVVQQNIDCGFLKLPPDLDIEAYLRQSKADMYAQDGGSRIELPLRDGGVLLLTNKPLSSGNYLQLYTDITTLKKHEAELEDKERRYVGVTHALNAFVFEWNIENGQTSFSIPEGVGPAAEKNMSRLQMDRLDAVFEEDRAAYKSAMIAHFKKQTPLFSCDHRIRSDTGQLNWYRTRGKALWNEQGRAAKFYGLVENIDDQKKIQLRMADIEKRSQDVLNSISAGIMVWDAKDHLVWVNKFFDRFGVPLEPGQPYINETGKLVDGGIFSLDEGVDKQEFLKDRVAQRQALTGTAINLLPRMADGSHLQITSKRLEDGGMVQVFVDVSDLTNREEELNNLVEELNTAKQAADAANQTKSQFLANMSHELRTPLNAIIGLTEMLKEDCVDDGLEDFIEPLDRVFSAGKHLLTLINDVLDLSKIEAGKVELYNETFELEPLLHGVIQTTQTLVEQNNNEIALTFLESIDEVTNDQTRIKQIFLNLISNATKFTENGQISLTVSRQSTPQGDLVKVDVADTGIGMDEEQVGRLFNAFVQADSSTTRKYGGTGLGLTISKQLAQLMGGDVSVQSEKGIGTVFTASFALNNAGHMHTENASAEPLITRVIPGGEPTGKKVLIIDDDPTISALMQRQLVKNGYAVLIARSGKEGLSLAKTHQPDVITLDILMPEIDGWSTLRALKADPESRHIPVIMASILDEKNKGFALGAADFLSKPIERDYLISSVQRLIGQKKAATICVIEDDQDLRFTVKEILEKTGATVLEACHGKQAFSVLENHNELPDLILLDLLMPVMNGFEFLQKLQATKFKSIPVLVLTGADLSSEERKILSQETLRVIEKNTESVALIADDIAQAIETISGAVR; encoded by the coding sequence ATGAATAAGATGAATTCTTTAGAACAATCAGATTTGAACGCAGTTTTAATTGAAAGTTTGGACACTCTTCCAAGCGGCGTATGCGTTTGGACAGAAGATGATCGCCTGGTTTTCGTAAATCGATTTTTCAACGAACTTCAAAAAGAGGTTGGGGTGTCTCTCGAACCGGGCATCTCACGCTTAGAAGTTGTGCAACAAAATATTGATTGTGGATTTTTAAAGTTACCTCCCGATTTAGATATTGAGGCCTATCTGCGGCAGAGTAAGGCCGATATGTATGCCCAGGATGGGGGCTCGCGGATCGAGCTGCCCCTGCGCGATGGCGGGGTGCTGCTTTTGACCAATAAGCCTTTGAGCTCGGGCAATTACCTGCAGCTCTATACCGATATCACCACGCTTAAAAAGCATGAGGCCGAGCTAGAAGATAAAGAGCGGCGTTATGTTGGGGTAACGCATGCGCTGAATGCATTTGTCTTCGAGTGGAATATTGAAAATGGCCAGACCAGCTTTTCAATCCCCGAAGGCGTTGGGCCGGCAGCTGAAAAAAATATGAGCAGGCTGCAAATGGATCGTTTGGATGCTGTGTTTGAAGAAGATCGTGCGGCGTATAAATCCGCGATGATCGCACATTTTAAAAAGCAAACCCCGCTATTTTCATGCGATCACCGAATCCGATCGGATACAGGCCAATTGAATTGGTACCGCACACGCGGCAAAGCCCTTTGGAATGAACAGGGGCGTGCGGCCAAATTCTATGGGTTGGTTGAAAATATCGATGATCAAAAGAAAATACAGCTGCGCATGGCAGATATCGAAAAACGCTCGCAGGATGTGTTGAACAGTATTTCAGCCGGGATTATGGTCTGGGATGCCAAGGATCATCTGGTCTGGGTGAATAAGTTTTTTGATCGCTTCGGCGTGCCGCTTGAACCAGGGCAACCCTACATTAACGAAACTGGAAAGCTTGTTGATGGGGGCATTTTTTCTTTAGATGAAGGGGTTGATAAGCAAGAATTCTTAAAAGACCGAGTGGCGCAACGCCAGGCGTTGACCGGAACGGCTATAAATTTGCTGCCAAGGATGGCAGATGGGTCGCATCTTCAAATCACCAGTAAACGCCTCGAAGATGGCGGCATGGTGCAAGTGTTTGTGGATGTGAGTGATTTGACCAACCGTGAAGAAGAGCTGAATAATTTGGTGGAAGAGCTCAACACAGCCAAACAAGCGGCGGATGCGGCCAACCAAACGAAAAGTCAGTTTTTGGCCAATATGAGCCATGAATTGCGCACCCCATTAAACGCCATTATTGGCCTTACTGAAATGTTGAAGGAAGATTGTGTTGATGATGGTTTGGAGGATTTTATCGAGCCGCTTGACCGTGTCTTTAGCGCCGGCAAGCATTTGCTGACGCTGATCAATGATGTTCTAGACCTATCAAAAATTGAGGCGGGCAAAGTCGAGTTATATAATGAAACATTCGAATTAGAGCCTTTGCTGCATGGCGTGATTCAAACCACCCAAACGCTGGTCGAGCAAAATAATAATGAAATTGCTTTAACTTTCTTGGAGTCGATCGATGAGGTGACAAATGATCAAACGCGGATAAAGCAGATTTTTCTGAATTTGATTTCCAACGCCACCAAATTTACCGAAAATGGCCAAATATCTTTGACCGTCAGCCGGCAATCCACGCCGCAAGGCGATTTGGTCAAAGTGGATGTTGCCGATACTGGTATTGGCATGGATGAAGAACAGGTGGGCCGTTTGTTCAATGCTTTTGTACAAGCCGACAGTTCGACCACCCGCAAATATGGCGGAACCGGCTTGGGGCTCACCATTTCAAAGCAGCTTGCGCAGCTGATGGGGGGTGATGTCAGCGTGCAGAGCGAAAAGGGCATAGGCACGGTATTCACCGCAAGTTTCGCGTTGAACAATGCCGGGCATATGCATACCGAAAACGCCAGCGCTGAACCTTTGATAACGCGGGTGATCCCCGGCGGTGAACCAACGGGTAAGAAAGTGCTTATCATCGATGATGATCCAACGATCAGTGCGTTGATGCAGCGGCAACTGGTCAAAAACGGGTATGCGGTGCTTATCGCCAGATCGGGCAAGGAAGGCCTGTCTTTGGCCAAAACCCACCAGCCCGATGTGATCACCTTGGATATTTTGATGCCAGAGATTGACGGATGGTCAACGCTTCGAGCGTTGAAGGCCGATCCCGAAAGTCGCCATATCCCAGTGATTATGGCGTCAATTTTGGATGAAAAAAACAAAGGTTTTGCCTTGGGTGCGGCAGATTTTCTATCCAAGCCGATCGAGCGGGATTATCTTATTTCTTCGGTGCAACGGCTTATTGGCCAGAAAAAAGCCGCAACCATCTGCGTGATCGAAGATGATCAAGACCTGCGCTTTACCGTGAAAGAAATCCTAGAAAAAACCGGCGCGACAGTGCTTGAGGCGTGCCATGGGAAACAGGCGTTTTCTGTCTTGGAAAACCACAATGAACTGCCCGATTTGATTTTGCTTGATCTGTTGATGCCCGTGATGAACGGGTTTGAGTTTCTGCAAAAGCTGCAGGCAACCAAGTTTAAATCAATCCCGGTTTTGGTGTTAACGGGTGCCGATCTAAGTTCTGAAGAGCGCAAAATTTTATCGCAGGAAACCTTGCGCGTGATTGAAAAAAATACCGAAAGCGTGGCGCTTATTGCCGATGACATCGCGCAAGCGATCGAAACAATCAGCGGGGCGGTGCGCTGA
- a CDS encoding adenylate/guanylate cyclase domain-containing protein, with amino-acid sequence MTETPKDQETELKDLKKELSRLRLEANLRKSLATQLEKQKKVAEDAKAEAQSKTQQMEDVSGQLAKYLSPQIYESIFSGKQNVEVKSYRKKITVFFSDIVNFTAISDKLESEELTALLNFYLNEMSQIALKHGATIDKYIGDAIMIFFGDPESFGIEEDARRCVAMAVEMQQRMAELWGYWSKHFGLKKDLEIRVGINTGYCTVGNFGSEDRLDYTVVGAAVNLASRLESAAMPSGILVSEETYFQVKDYFSFDAPQQLELKGLERGVIAYEVDISDTSRAETKNFEGENFQLKLTKHPLDLEELETLKKIIDELSEPQPEENVA; translated from the coding sequence GTGACTGAAACGCCCAAAGACCAAGAAACAGAATTGAAAGATCTTAAAAAGGAACTTTCACGCCTACGCTTAGAAGCCAATTTGCGTAAGTCATTGGCAACCCAGCTGGAAAAACAAAAAAAGGTTGCCGAAGACGCAAAGGCTGAGGCGCAGTCGAAAACCCAGCAAATGGAAGACGTATCGGGGCAATTGGCAAAATATCTTTCGCCCCAAATTTACGAATCGATCTTTAGCGGCAAGCAGAATGTCGAGGTAAAAAGCTACCGTAAAAAAATCACTGTATTTTTCTCTGATATTGTAAATTTCACAGCCATATCTGACAAATTGGAATCCGAAGAGCTTACCGCGTTATTAAATTTTTATTTAAACGAAATGTCGCAGATCGCGCTGAAACATGGCGCGACAATTGATAAATATATCGGTGATGCGATCATGATTTTCTTTGGCGATCCGGAAAGCTTCGGAATTGAAGAAGATGCCCGAAGATGCGTAGCGATGGCGGTTGAAATGCAACAACGAATGGCCGAGTTATGGGGTTATTGGAGCAAACATTTTGGCTTAAAAAAAGATTTGGAAATCCGCGTTGGGATCAATACCGGATATTGCACCGTGGGCAATTTCGGCAGTGAAGACCGGCTTGATTATACCGTGGTGGGCGCTGCAGTTAATTTGGCCTCACGTTTGGAAAGCGCCGCGATGCCATCGGGAATATTGGTCTCTGAGGAAACCTATTTTCAAGTGAAAGACTATTTTAGCTTTGACGCCCCCCAACAGCTTGAATTGAAAGGGTTAGAGCGCGGTGTGATCGCCTATGAAGTTGATATTAGTGATACGTCTCGCGCTGAAACAAAGAATTTTGAAGGTGAGAATTTTCAGCTAAAGCTTACGAAACATCCGCTGGATCTGGAAGAATTGGAAACCCTTAAAAAGATCATTGATGAACTTTCAGAACCGCAACCGGAAGAAAATGTTGCCTAA
- a CDS encoding nitroreductase, whose product MPKRNQAALDFLLTRRSRPAKTLSLPAPDQEQLRDVLTAALRTPDHGKLEPWRLIVLTSDSLDELAGIAEACALEAQLDASAVEKARQPFDQGHVAVAVIEVQKPSEKIPTIEQTYSAGAVCLALLNAALAAGWGANWLSGWASHNRSFVENGLGLSAHERVAGLIYLGTETKTPPERPRPNLEQSVTWR is encoded by the coding sequence ATGCCCAAACGCAACCAAGCCGCTTTAGATTTCTTATTAACGCGACGCTCAAGGCCAGCAAAAACCTTAAGCCTCCCCGCGCCAGATCAAGAACAATTGCGTGATGTTTTAACGGCAGCGCTGCGCACGCCCGACCATGGTAAATTAGAACCTTGGCGCCTGATCGTTTTAACGTCAGACAGTTTGGATGAATTGGCCGGCATTGCCGAAGCCTGCGCGCTCGAGGCGCAATTAGACGCCTCTGCAGTTGAAAAAGCCCGCCAACCTTTTGACCAAGGCCATGTGGCAGTGGCCGTGATCGAGGTTCAAAAACCATCAGAGAAAATTCCCACAATCGAACAAACCTATTCGGCCGGCGCAGTCTGCCTCGCTTTGCTGAATGCCGCCCTTGCCGCCGGTTGGGGTGCGAATTGGCTATCGGGATGGGCCAGCCACAATCGCAGCTTTGTAGAAAATGGCCTTGGATTAAGCGCCCATGAGCGCGTGGCTGGTTTGATTTATTTAGGCACCGAAACTAAAACACCTCCAGAACGCCCACGGCCCAATCTTGAGCAGAGCGTGACCTGGCGGTAA